The sequence ATTAACCAATGGCACCAAACAGGAAGCATATAGATTGAGAAATGAATTTGAGAAGTTCCTGAAGGAGAAATTACATCTGGAATTATCAGTGGAAAAGACGCACATAACTCATGTGAATAAAGGATTTGATTTTCTGGGGTTTAATATTCGTCGGCATGTTAGAAATAATGACAAGCCCAAAATGTTTATTACGCCCACTAAAAGGTCAATAGAGAAGTTAAAGATGAAGGTTAAGGAAATGACAGCAAGGAAAAGATTTAAAGATGTTCCCCTTTTAAAGTTCTCTGCCCTGAATGCACTGCTCAGAGGTTGGATTGCTTATTATCGACATAGTAACGTCAAGACTATAGCCAAGCAACTTGACCTATGGGTAAATCGCCGTTTAGTGTCCTGGTTGAAAAAGCGTCATCGTTTACCTGTAAGAAGAATACTGAAAATGTATAAGAAACGGCAGAATGGTACCAGAAATAATTTAGGTATTCAAGACGGGAATAGGATAAAATATCTGTTCAAGATGTTTGACCAACCCCTTACGAAGTACAAATCACGTAAGCCGGCAAACCTTTATTTGAATAAGGATGCCATAATAAGAACGGAAGCAGTGACAGTACGAGAAGTATCAATACCAGATAAAGTATGGTTCGGAAATGCAGATAATGAATCATGGAGAGTGATCAAAGCTGAATTAAAAGCAGCAAGAGGTGCGCGTTGTGAAATATGTGGCAGCCTGAGTAATCTTGATTTGCATCATATAAAGGCGAAGAAAACAGGAGGCAAGGATACAAAAGAAAACGCGCAACTACTCTGTGAATCGTGTCATATTAAAACGCCCACGTACGGTAGACAAAAGAAATAATGTTGCAATCTGGAAAGCCTATTGACGCAAAAGTGTCACGATGGGTTTGGAGAGAGGAATGGGGAAACACAGGTGGTGTGAACTACAAAGGTGCGTCCTGTTCCTACTCTATCCTCACCCATCCTCGCGAACCTGGTGCTGGATGGAATAGAAGACCTACTGGGAAGAAAATTCAACTCGTTAAATAGATATGGGCAAAGTAGACAACGATCATCTTGGGGAATTCACTTTGTGAGATATGCAGATGACTTTGTGGTAATAGGTAAATCAAAGGACGTTCTCGTAGAAGAAGTATATCCTTTGATTGAGGAATTCCTGAAAGAAAGAGGTCTTGAACTCTCCAAAGAAAAAACGAAAATTACTCACATCTCAGAAGGATTTGACTTCCTCGGGCAAAACGTACGCAAGTACAGGTTCGGCAGAACCAATGCAAAGTTACTCATCAAACCTAGCAACAAGAACATAAAAACGTTCCTAAATGGTATAAGGAAGACCATTAAATCGATGGCAACTGCGTCGCAAGAAAATCTTATACGCAAACTCAATCCCAAAATACAAGGTTGGGCTAATTATCATCGATCGATAGTATCCAAGGAAGTCTACAAAAAGGTGGACTACGAAATATGGCAAGCCATAAGGCGATGGACCAAACGCAGACACCCGAATAAAAGCAAGGCTTGGATACAAACCAAATACTTCCAGAAAATCAAAGAACGAAATCATTGTTTTAGTTGTACAATCAAAGATGAGAACATGAAAACAACAGTTGTCATTAC is a genomic window of Chitinophaga sp. LS1 containing:
- a CDS encoding group II intron reverse transcriptase produces the protein MLIKMLLEPIWESLFMNCSNGFRPKRRTMDCIALLDSYINKRNKYYWIIEGDIRGAFDNIHHETLMSILSKRIGDQRILNLINQFLKAGVMENGLFHKSESGSPQGGICSPLLANIYLHEMDKYWWEHYGGLHRKAKEKRRTEKKGNCSLIKYADDWLLLTNGTKQEAYRLRNEFEKFLKEKLHLELSVEKTHITHVNKGFDFLGFNIRRHVRNNDKPKMFITPTKRSIEKLKMKVKEMTARKRFKDVPLLKFSALNALLRGWIAYYRHSNVKTIAKQLDLWVNRRLVSWLKKRHRLPVRRILKMYKKRQNGTRNNLGIQDGNRIKYLFKMFDQPLTKYKSRKPANLYLNKDAIIRTEAVTVREVSIPDKVWFGNADNESWRVIKAELKAARGARCEICGSLSNLDLHHIKAKKTGGKDTKENAQLLCESCHIKTPTYGRQKK
- a CDS encoding group II intron reverse transcriptase — its product is MRPVPTLSSPILANLVLDGIEDLLGRKFNSLNRYGQSRQRSSWGIHFVRYADDFVVIGKSKDVLVEEVYPLIEEFLKERGLELSKEKTKITHISEGFDFLGQNVRKYRFGRTNAKLLIKPSNKNIKTFLNGIRKTIKSMATASQENLIRKLNPKIQGWANYHRSIVSKEVYKKVDYEIWQAIRRWTKRRHPNKSKAWIQTKYFQKIKERNHCFSCTIKDENMKTTVVITLKNASDTPIRRHIKIRSEATPFDPKYEAYFENRMSSKMANNKEGRKKVGALWKRQKGSCSICGERITSVTNWRLHHLESQLEGGSGNISNLTLLHPDCQERGFNNGFKYLFPVGVSKTPA